One Streptomyces umbrinus genomic window, GCTTCAGCGTCGTGACGATGCTCGTGCCCGTCGGCAGCCAGGCCGCCTGCCCCGGGTCGCAGTCGAGGTGGAAGAGCTCGGTACCCGCGGGCAGCGGCGGGCTCTCCGTGTGGAAGTGGTACGTGAACAGGGGCGCGCCCAGGGCCACCACCACGTCGTACGCCTCCAGGCAGGCCGCCAGCCGGTCGGCCGCCGGCGGCAGGAACCCCTGGAAGAGAGGGTGCGACTCGGGGAAGCCGGAGCGGCCTGACATCGGGCTGATCCAGACGGCGGCGCGGGTGCGTTCGGCGAGGGCGCGGACCTCGGCGGTCGCGTGCTCGTCGTCGACTCCGGGGCCGACGACCAGCGCGGGCCGCTCGCAGGCGTCCAGGCGTGCGGCCAGGGCGGTCAGGGAGCCCGCGTCGGCGGTGAACCCGCCGTGCAGCGTGCGCGGTTCGACGTGCGCGGCCGGCCGGTCCCAGTCGTCCTCGGGGACGGACACGAAGACGGGGCCGCGCGGGTGCGACATGGCGAGGCGGTGGGCCTCGGCGAGGACGGCGGGTACGTCGGCGGCGCGGTCCGGCTGGCGGCTCGACTTCACGTACGGGCGCGGGAACTGTACGGGGTCGTCGGCTCCGAGGAACGGCCTCAGCTGGGTCAGGGCGCGCGACTGCTGGCCGGCCAGGATCACGAGGGGCACGCGGTCGCGGTAGGCGTTGAAGACGGCGCCCAGGGCGTGGCCGACTCCGCCCGCCGAGTGGAGGCTGACGAGGGCTGCGCGGCCCGTGCCCAGTGCGTGTCCTGCGGCCATGCCCACGGCGACGGATTCCTGTAGTCCCAACACATAGGTGAAGTCGTCGGGCCAGTCGCGGAACATACGCAGTTCCGTGGAGCCCGGGTTGCCGAAGACGGTGGTCATGCCGGTGTCTCGGCAGAACCGGATGACAGCTTCCAGGACGGTGACGGTTTCCGCCGCGCGGGCCGGACCCGCGTCCGGCTTCGACTCGGACTCCGGCTCCGGCTCCGGCTTCGGCTTCGGCTTCGGCTTCGGCTTCATGCAGGCCTCCCTTTGCCCAGCAGTCGCTTCTCGACCGCCAACAGGCCGGTGTTGAGTACGTATCCGAGTGCGCCGAGCAGCACCAGCGCGGCCCACACGGTGAGCAGGTCGGAGCGCGACTGGGCGTCGGTGAGGGTGAAGCCGATGCCGTTCGCCGTGCCGGGCAGCAGCTCCGAGAAGACCATCAGGATGAGGGAGAGCGAGAGGCTCAGACGCAGGCCCGCGAAGATGCGGGGCAGGGCCGAGGGCAGGAACAGGAGCCAGAGTCGTTGCGCCGTGGTCAGGCGCAGCACGGCCGCCACGTCGATGCGTAGGGGGTCGGTGTTGCGGGCGCCCTCCGCCGTGTTGATCAGTACGGGCCAGACGGCGCTGAAGACGATCGACGCGAGTTGCATCTGGGTGCCGAAGTCGAAGATCACGACGAAGACGGGGACCAGGGCCGGGGGTGGGATGGCCCGGGCGAACTGGAGGGCCGGGTTGCAGAGGGCGTAGGCGCGGTGGGAGCGGCCCAGGGCTGTGCCCAGGGTGATTCCCGCGGCTGCGGCGAGGGCGAAGCCTGTGGTCATGCGGGCGAGGCTGGGGAGGATGTTTTCCGTGGCCTCCGGGGTGAGGAAGGCGTGGGTGGGTGGGCCCGAGAACCACAGGTTGTGGGTGTGGCGGGCGATTTCTGAGGGTGGCGGGAAATAGACGCTGGTGTGTGTGCGGGTGGCGAGTTGCCAGGCGCCGATCGCCACGGCCAGCACGCCCCACCGGAGCAGTGCGCTGCGCGCCGCCTTACCGCCCCTCATGGACCGACCTCACCGTCCTGGTTCTTCGCCCCCGCCGCCCCTACCCTCCCCCACTCTCGGCTTCGCTCGAGCGGGGGGACCCCCATCGTCCCTGACTCAGGGGCTCCGCCCCCGAACCCCCGCCAAAAGATTGCGCAGTTCCCCGCGCCCCTTTAAGGGGCGCGGGGAACTGCGCGACCAGCCACACCCAACCCGCACCCGACAACACACCCCACGGGGCCTGGGGCGGAGCCCCAGAAGGACGATGGGGGTCCCCCCGCTCGAGCGAAGCCGAGAGTGGGGGAGGGTAGGGGCGGCGGGGGCGAAAAGCGAACCCCGCAGCCACCTCACCGCATCCCCCGATGCTCCGGCGTCCAAGGGAACAGCCTCCGCTCCCCCCACACCAGCACGCTGTTGATGACCAACCCCAGGGCCCCGGCCCACACCACCCCCGCCAATACGTCCCGCGTGCCGTCCGTGGCCAGGCCGGACTGGGCGATGAAGATGCCGAGGCCCTCCCCGAAGCCCGCGAGGATCTCGGTGGCGACGGCCAGGACGAGGGCGATGGCGGCGGAGATGCGAAGACCGGCGGCGATGAAGGGCGCGGTCGCGGGAAGTTCGACCCGCAGCAGCACCGAGAGACGCCCGAAGCCGAAGGCCCGCAGCGTGTCCTTGGCCAGGGGATCGGTCTCACCGAGGCCGTAGACGGTGTTGAAGAGGATGGGCCAGACGGAGGCGTACGTGATGAGGGCGACCTTCGTCTCCGTACCGGAACCGAGCAGCAGGGACACCAGCGGGATCAGCGCGACGGACGGCATGGGCCGCAGGAACTCGACGATCGCGCGCACGGCTTCGTCGACCACGGGCACACTGCCGAGCAGCAGACCCAGCGGGACGGCTATCGCGCAGGCGAGGCCGAGACCGTAAGCCCAGGCCCGGACCGTGGCTCCGACCCCGTCCAGGAAGACCGGATCGCCCGCCAACTCCACGGCGCGCGCGAGGACTTCGGAGGCGGGCGGCAGATAGCTGCGGCGCACAAGACCGGCCCGGCCGACCGCCTCGCACACTCCGAAGGCGAGCAGCACACCGAGCGCGCCGAGCAGCAGTTCCTGACGACGTCTCCTCACGTGACTCACTCGGCTCACTCGGCTCATTTGACGAGCAACGTTCCCGGATCGATCGCCTTCTTCAACAGGCCCTGTTTCTTCATGAGTTCGGTGAGGCGGCGCAGCTGGGTGACGTCCGTGGTCGCCGGGTAGGCCGGCAGGCGGAGCGATTCGGCCTGGTCCGCGGTCACCTTGGCGTACTTGGGCAACTCCTCGCGTACGGCGCTCT contains:
- the mdlC gene encoding benzoylformate decarboxylase, producing the protein MKPKPKPKPKPEPEPESESKPDAGPARAAETVTVLEAVIRFCRDTGMTTVFGNPGSTELRMFRDWPDDFTYVLGLQESVAVGMAAGHALGTGRAALVSLHSAGGVGHALGAVFNAYRDRVPLVILAGQQSRALTQLRPFLGADDPVQFPRPYVKSSRQPDRAADVPAVLAEAHRLAMSHPRGPVFVSVPEDDWDRPAAHVEPRTLHGGFTADAGSLTALAARLDACERPALVVGPGVDDEHATAEVRALAERTRAAVWISPMSGRSGFPESHPLFQGFLPPAADRLAACLEAYDVVVALGAPLFTYHFHTESPPLPAGTELFHLDCDPGQAAWLPTGTSIVTTLKPAVGRLAVLVGESDRKPPPSRPAPLPARTPGDGGGDGPITPELVLDLVQERLPRDRVLVEETPSHREALHARVRIDSAGGFLTTGSGALGWGLPLAVGRALADRRRVVCLVGDGSAMYSVQALWTAARHRVPVTYVLLDNGGYAAVRALGRRIDIAPVPGTDIGGIDFARVATGFGCPAAYVEESADLPAALDRALAGHGDDDGPFLLHVRVDDGAFDSGSRDR
- a CDS encoding ABC transporter permease, translated to MRGGKAARSALLRWGVLAVAIGAWQLATRTHTSVYFPPPSEIARHTHNLWFSGPPTHAFLTPEATENILPSLARMTTGFALAAAAGITLGTALGRSHRAYALCNPALQFARAIPPPALVPVFVVIFDFGTQMQLASIVFSAVWPVLINTAEGARNTDPLRIDVAAVLRLTTAQRLWLLFLPSALPRIFAGLRLSLSLSLILMVFSELLPGTANGIGFTLTDAQSRSDLLTVWAALVLLGALGYVLNTGLLAVEKRLLGKGRPA
- a CDS encoding ABC transporter permease; translated protein: MRRRRQELLLGALGVLLAFGVCEAVGRAGLVRRSYLPPASEVLARAVELAGDPVFLDGVGATVRAWAYGLGLACAIAVPLGLLLGSVPVVDEAVRAIVEFLRPMPSVALIPLVSLLLGSGTETKVALITYASVWPILFNTVYGLGETDPLAKDTLRAFGFGRLSVLLRVELPATAPFIAAGLRISAAIALVLAVATEILAGFGEGLGIFIAQSGLATDGTRDVLAGVVWAGALGLVINSVLVWGERRLFPWTPEHRGMR